The following DNA comes from Lathamus discolor isolate bLatDis1 chromosome 5, bLatDis1.hap1, whole genome shotgun sequence.
GCATGGGTTGCTGTTCTAAATCTCAACCTTTGGATAGGTTCTTTACTAATATCTTACAGACAGGGTAGAATTCTCCAAGATCAGCTAGCAAAACCATCTATATGACTGCATCTTGCTCATCCCACTTTCCAGTTCTCAGCGTCCCTTACTCATTTAGCAGGGCTAGTTTGGTTTTTCTTCGTGTAATGGCTGTTTTTCAAGAATAAACCCTCTGATGCAAGAGTTCTAGTATTAAATTTAAGGAATTCTAAACTCTTGAAGATCAAAGCAGATCCCATCAGTATCTTGTGCATTTGAGACCAATGGGTAACTTTGGATGTGGTTCAAAGAGAGCCGGGCagaatttgcattaaaaaaaaaaaaaaaaaaaaatttatttagaCATCTGTTGCTCTTAAATTACAAAAGTTAAAAAGAGCAGGCAGTGCACCGACACACTATTTGTTACTTCTAAAGCTGTTTGAAGATGTAAAGTGGCTTCTTCAAGATAAGACAATTCAGCATGATCCAAATTCAACTATCCATTTCTCATATTTCTCAATGTCCGCAGCAGATACAGATTTAGAAACCTTCTTCAAAGCTATTTCAAAGTCTTCCATAGTTGTTGGCATGTGCATATCATCTCGGGAaagatttcttatttcttctggtGTCAAGCCTTCAATGCGCCTTCTCATAGCCATCAGGGATGCATCTCTAGTAAggatgcaagaaaaaaaaaggttactCAATACAGGATGGTGGCTCAGTTGTTTGAGAGGCTCAGCACAGCATTCCAGTCAAACTGTTGCTTTCAAATAGGTAAAGAACTGTAAAGTTTTACAGGATCTTTGAGTGCTTGTACAACCTACAATACCATGCTATCAGTATTTTTCAATCATGGATTTACCCTCACTGGATCTCTGAACAGCAACTCTTCACAGTCGAGGACTAACTGGTTTATCTAATGCCACTGCATGTCTACGACATAGCTGCTGCTTACAGCATCTTCAGACAGGAACAAGACAAAGTAATACTTTCACTCCTCCTACATACAGAAGGAGTAACTGGAATGTTTTAAACATTTCCTGGTCCAAATAGGAATCccacttgaaagaaaaaggggtCAACAGTATCTTCCTCCAACCTACAGGTTCACAGCTAAATGTTTAACTACAGAATCTGTTCAGCCTGTAGCTCCTCAAACTTCTAGCCGCAATAAGCATTAAGTGGCTTTACAAGTGTCATTTTCTTGATGCATTAAGTTTGATGGCATTTGGATTTCCAACAGTAACATCCGTAGCAGCAGCTGATGAGCTGCTGAGGTAATTAATATCTAACACTAAAAGACCAAAGATCCTGCTAATTCATTGTTATATAGCTCATAATAAAATAAGTagcattttcttcttaagtAAAAAAGATGTAAGGGTAATCCTGGAAATATCACAATAGTGTATCATATTGTATTAGTGAGTGAGAAGCCAAAGACAGAAACCTTATACATTGTCTTCTAGGAGGATTTAGAATGATGGTTTCAGCATATTCTGTTCCAGCTCCACCTCTTCCTCCTAAAGGAAACCATAACTGACAGACTTCatgaatttcacagaatcatggaatggttagggttggaagggacattaaagatcctctagtttcaacccccctgccatgggcaggaacatcttccactagatcgGTTTGCTCAAAGTCCTATTCAACccggccttggacactgccacagctgctctgggcagcctctgccagtgtctcacaagcctcatagtaaagaacttcttcccaatATCTGATGTCAATCTCCCCTCCATCAGATTAAAGCCAttgtcccttgtcctgtcactacatgctcttgtaaaaaatccctctccagttttcttgcagcccccctttaggtactggaagactgcactaaggtcttcctggagccctctcttctccatgctgaatcACCCCAAATCTCTCAGCCTGAATTCATAGGGGAGGTTTGTTTACTAAATAATTGTCAGCAATTAGAATGCAGTAATGAGAATTTCAGAACAACCCCAAAAAGTTGCCTTGTTAACTCCATCTCAGTCCAGTATCACCACAATTTGCTGTTATTATCATTTGTGAACAAAAAGCCAGTAATAGACCTGGAGGGAACATCCCAAAGGCCTTTAAATCTTCACAGTACACTCGGAACAACAATCCAAGATAAGTTCATAATCACATCTACTATGCAATTTAGAGATTTCCTGAATGTCTTATTATAATAAAGTTTCACCTACATTTTCCATGGTTACATACTGACTGTTTGGAACTGCACTGTTATCTCTGACTGGTTTTCACTCCAGCTCAGAAAACTTTGGGTTTCACCTCCAGTTCTTTAAGGTAGGAGAATAATTTGAGAAAATCAGAGTTCTTGGTTCTCTCTTTCTTAAGTTTTGCTCGTTTCACGAGTGAGGACACTAGCCTATAAGTTTGGACTTTGCCTATATACTACGAGTTTCAACTACGCAAAAGTAGTTTTAAATAAGCGATACGTCTTTTTGTCTCTAAATGAGACAATTATGTCCAACATCTGTTTTCCTGACACAGTTAACAGGCTAATACAAGCACTTTCTTACTAACTTCAATTCGTGCACCTCCAAACCACAGTTTGTCTGGATTTCTGGTTGCTGCCATGTCAGTCATCTCTAAGGAGACTGCCACAAATGAAAGACTCAGATTTTTCTTTGTGGGTTTCTctgtgtttgcttgcttttgttttgttgggggtttttttgtttggttgggctTTTAAGTTCtgattcaaaaaaaaaaaaagcaacagtgtgtataaatatatatatatatatatatatatacatgaaaTTCACTGAAAAACATTACAAGTATGCTGACTTTTAAACAATTGTATTTCTATCCGGTATGAAATGAATGACAAAAATCAAACACTGAACAGACCAGAGGACATAAACTGCAGCCAAAATTTACTGAACAGTAGGCCAAACAAGTTCTTTTTCACATAACACAAGCCTATTAGCATAAACTCCTTTCAAAGCACAACCAACAGCAAGACCAAGCAAAATACCACCACAAATTCATCTCACAGACCtacaaatgaaacaaatctgCCCAACACTGGTTCAGAACAACTAACATACCGTTCTTTTCCCAGACACTGTGTAAGGTTTGTTGAGGAAATAGTACTGAGGCTCCAAACTCTTAGTTCAGCCTGAAGCGACCCTGCTGATAGAGCCTTTGGTGGCAGTTTTGCATGCAGGCTACTCGCACTCATCCCTGCATACTGTCCTTTCAGCTGTGCTGACAAGTGTTTGCAGAGCTGTATTAGGAGTCAAGGCAAGAAATGGATCTGTGTTTCAGGAAAGCAATGAGGAGGTGGTTTTAATACAGAACATTCCTCTTAATCCTGTTCAAAGTACAGCCCCACAACAGTTGGCACTAGCACAACTAAGAGCTCAAGCCTTGCACTGCCACATTTCAGTCACATGTACAAGTTACATGTTACAAAGTACAGTTACACAGGTGCTTATTAGATGACAACAGCATCTTCAGAAGTTTCAGTTCTTTATTCATTACTGCTGTTTCCATAATTTGCCATTGCTCCAACTGTGCCAGTGCAAATCTTCAGATATAAACCAAATGACTGATACCAAGTCTCTCAAGGAGACAGTCCTTTCCGTTCGCTTTCaatttttgaaagcaaagatTGGGGGAAGGGTTAGAAGGTATTTTCAGTAATTTAGGCTATAGAACAGGCCCACAAATGACTGCATGCAAACACGActgaggggaaggagcagaagaaaactTAAACCACTCATCTCTAAAGACAACATGCTGAGTACACAGCTCATCCTGTCATACAATGTAGTGTACCTTTTCTGTGTCATGAAGCAAGAACACTCCATGTTTTTACTTTAGTTATTGTGGCCTATGCCACTATTGCCTCTTACACATCGATGTTCTGCTGAACTAGTGTAACCTAAGCAGAATGactgcaactctgcaaaacttAAAAGTCTATCATtctgtggctgttcctcatgcaAAGAATTTAGTGTACATGAAAGAACATGGAATTTTACCTAAATCATAGTTCATTTAGTTTTCTATGTTGCAACTGCTCTCCATCATTATTATATGAAAATATCAAATGGAAATCTAATTAATTAATATAGTATTTTACCTTTTAGCCATACATAGAAGATAAGTTACAGTCTGTTTTTGTCCAACAATTTTAATCACGTAAATTACTTTACAGTTTTCTTAAGAGAGCTTGTAGCAGTAGTAGCACAAATGATGCAATGTTAACATACCTGCATACGTTGGTAATGTCTGCACCCGAGTAACCCTCCATTTTCTCAGCTATATTTGCAAGGTCAACATCATCAGCCAATTCCAGCTCTTGTAGATTTATTCTTAGGAGTTCCTCTCTACCTTTTGCTaatcaaagaacagaaaattgaGTCTGTACgatttgctttctgaagatAAATAATGAACTGCAAAATTATAAGAACGAGAATGAGAACAAGAACACTGTACTTGCTACAAAGGTAAATGTTCAATGTTTAGATTTAAACTTGTTctgaattaataaattaatttcatacATGTGTAAAATCTTTAAACCAGGTGATCAAATTTAAAGGACCATTGATaaagttttggttttagtcTTTCCAACCACTCCTCTCCCCAAGTCTTCCTACCTGATGGTAAAGGAATATAAATTCTCTTTTCTAGTCTCCGTCTTAGGGCTTCATCAATATCCCAAGGAAAATTAGTAGCAGCAAGTACCATGACCATCTTGGAAGGATCATCATTTTCAGTAGCCCCTCCAACACCTGcattggagaaaaaagaaagcaaaatgtacATGTTTCATAGCATTTCATGTAGAGATAACAATATCCACAATTCTGTAATATTAAAGCAGCTACCATAATGCCCTTTAGTGAATCTAAGCACAACAGAATCACTAAGGGCAAGAGTTCAGTTTTTCATCTGTATGACAGCCTGCaagaaaaaatggaaacttGGTTTAATTAGGAGCAGAGGCATAGACCACCACTCAGATCAGCAAGGTCCTCCCTATCATGGCAGGAACAGTTTTATAGCAGAGCTGGTTGTATTTCTGCCATTATGGTATTTGATTTTTCACATCAACGTCCAGTAACAGCAtgtgaggaaaaacaaaatagccCCCCCACATCCAACCCCACACCAAAACCCAGATGCTTCCCCCCACGGTGTTCATTAACAGCCACACAGAAGTAGCATTACTCCCCTACAaaattttttcacttttaattttAGGCCAAACACTTCACATACACAGGTGGATTCTTACAAACTGCTGAAGTGAATGCTTATTTGGTGGACTGAATAACAACTTCTCAGAGAGAACACCTCTGTGTTGAAAGTACCGTGAAACTGCTGCTATATACAGAAGTCAGTTTCATTAAACCTGCTACTCTCTGCATTTACTGTTTTTGCTTATAGGACTGGGCTGTGGAATAGCCTAGTCTGCCTGAAAATCTGCAGACAAAACATCATTTATGAGTGCTCAAGCAAAAGGCCTTCTAATAGTTGTTACTAATAAAATTAGGTTATGTACATACTTGAGTTATGAGTATTACAGATCTGCTGCTACTTAAGGTCAAACATAAAAGAATATCAGCATCAGAGAACCAAATATACAAATCTTCTGACTCATGTAATTGTACCACAAATTACTCCATAGACCAGCACTTTTCAGCTgcccttctcctttctccttgctTAGCAGAGTATAAAAAGGATGCCTCTATAGAAACTCTGCAGTGTTACCTGCTTTTAAACTTCGATTTGTGAAACATTAACCAAATAGCTGTAAtaatctgtgttttaaaaagaaaacactccCAACCACTTCTATaaaaaattgcctttttatttatatatttaagtgggaaaaaaaaggggggggggggatatccAAAATAAGCTAAGTGCAATTATTGCTTTTTAAGTCTAAATTGGAACACATGACAGTTCTTTTGAGCCACCTTTTCCTTGGTTTTGGAGAAGTGATATGCTAGGTAAAGACCGAGAGAAGCagttaatactttttttcttctgtagtttTGAAATCTTTGTTATTCTGGGTCAGCAATATAAGGTTGCTGCTCAGATGCTAAAAGACTGTTAAATAACtggtatatttttttccttccacactGACAGCTGGAACAGTGCAGTTTCATCTTTTTACCCCAATTTTATGTAAGGCTTTCAAAGAAATCACTTCTGAAGAACAAAGTTTCAATTGActatttttcctccctcaggTTTCCTCCAGTCCAGCACTTCCCAGTGATCAGGTTATTTACCATCCATCTGAACTAGCAGCTCTGCCTTCACACGTCGGCTAGCTTCATGTTCCTCTGAAGTTCCCCTGCGACTACAGATAGAGTCTATCTCATCAATAAATATAGTTGTTGGGGCATAAAATCGAGcctaaagaaagcaaaagataaagcagaagctgaaacaGCAGTCTACTCACATTTAAGAAACAGTAGCACATTCAAAACTGAATGAGTATCAGACAATACCTAACCTTCCCTCTCTGACCACTGCACACAACTACAGAGCAGCTGTGTATTCATTAATACCATTTGAGCAGCATGTTTTTTGGCAAAGTCCTGTAATTGTTAGGGCTATAAACAATGTTTAATAAGCTAAAGGCAGTTTTACAGACATCATAATAACACAGTAAGACTTCTAACTGTGAAACTCATCTGTTATTCAAGCAGGAATAACAACTCAAGTTAAAGCTAGGACATCATAATATGGAACCTGTCCAAAAAACAGGTTAACTGCAAAATAGTCTTTCCAAAAACAAGGAAGTTAAAGACAAGGatctgggaaaataaaagctgttgtCCTACAGCAGTTGAGATGCTGTCCATTACGTATATGCATTTTTGATTGATCATATTAAATGAGTTGATATCATGCCTATCAAACTATGATCTTGTATTTCCTGAGTTTTCTGACTACTGTAACTGAGGCTCTGCTGCCCCCTTCAGTACCGGGCACCATAGCAAACACTGCATGCAGACCTGTTAACACATGGGAAAACATAAAAGACTACATGTTCTGAGCCAATTTCAAGTGTTACATGCTCTGAAGACAACTACAGTTTGGAATTCCActtattttaagaacaaaaaaaaaaccacccacaacaacaaaacatgCACAGCCTAAGCAGGGCTCTCACCCAGAAAGCAATTAGATTCCAGCTTCACATTCACATTCAAGTATGTTCTACAGTGCTTATCAGCTTATAGTTAGCTACCTCTAATATAAAAAGCTAACCctgaaaataaagatgacctattttttccatttttataaagCTATTTACGAATAACCAGATCTTGAATGTGCATGGCCAAATCAGAAGGTTCTAAAATGTTTGAAGCTTTGAGAGCTGTTTATGTTACGACTTCTACACCTTAGCTAAGTTTCACTATTCCACAGGTAATTCTACTTCATTATCTCACTATTCATGTTCAGGAACTTCAATCACCATTTCAAACAGCAGACGAACAAGTTTCTCAGATTCTCCTCTGTATTTTGAGGTAAGTGTGGAAGAAGAAACATTGAAAAAAGTAGTCTTGCATTCAGTCGCTACAGCTTTTGCCAGGAGGGTCTTTCCAGTACCAGGAGGACCAACCATCAGAACACCCTATTAGAATAAAAAGAACCACTTTCAGGACAAGAATCAAAACACAGACAATTTCACAGTTTAGCAGTGTAATATTAAAATGCTAGATGCAAACTTTCCCATGAAGAGTTATTCAAAGGTAAGTAATTAATTGCTATTACAATAATACAATATAGCTGAAGAAAGTGTATTTATCCAGCCGACATCTTTTTTTTGTTAGTAATATTTACCATAAACTTTGTTACTGAAAAGTGGAAAGAATTTACATAAACTACAAAACACCTGAAATTTCTTGTTCCGCCAAGATCCAATCTCAGAATCGTACTTAAGATTACAGGATCAGATTTTTTCATACCTTCCATGGTCTTCTAATTCCCTTAAAAAACTCCGGCATCCACATGGGTAAAACTACAGCTTCCTTAAGCAGCTTTTTGGCTTCTACTAAATCAGCAATGTCATCCCTGGCAAGAAAGAGGAAGTTGTTTGACAGATTCAGACAGGCTGCAAAAGAATCAGTCCAGAACTCAAAACAATATGCAGTTAAACTTATTATGTAACAGCTCTTCCATAATTCAGGAAAAGCGTTGGATTTATTTATGCTCTAGTGTCAAAAGCCTACAGAAATAGATAAAATCCCACAGCAAAACAGCTGACATCTGACTAGTAGACTGCAGCTAGACAGAAAAGCAATGAGACACAACTCTTTCATGAGGGCATCGTTGATCTTATTCACGGAAAGAATAAGCAGGATAAGGCAAGTTGTTTAAACTTATGCTAGTTACAGATGatactttcttcttttgccGAGAGGTTGGCTGCCCATGAGACCTGAATGCCAGCTTTCATTGGTATGAGAACAATTTACTGAAGACTGGAAAACAGAGTTGAATTAAAAAGAATGTTTAGAattctttttcagtgttacaAAATTATTAATTCTTAGATACCTTATAAGCTGGTCTGATTTTCCTGAGGGTAACTCTTAGGGCATTTCACTTATCAGCATTTGCCCAAGTAATATTTTGATTTCAACACATATCTATATGAAGAATTAGTTTCAAATCTAAAGTTGCAATTTAAGATTCAACATGAAAACTGAAACATGTATTTACATGTTAAAGTGAAATACATGTCAGCTGCATGCATTAACAAGTTGTTTGTGGGattgttcaaggctgggttttttttaagcctattttattttccagaggaTCTTTGATCATTTAATCCTCACAAAAATCACCTAAGCTCGGAAACATTTGGAACACAAACCAACCTTTGTATAAGGTTTAATATTTAACACATTTATGTAAAGGTACTGGCACATGATTATATTT
Coding sequences within:
- the KATNA1 gene encoding katanin p60 ATPase-containing subunit A1, which gives rise to MLNMSIVMISENVKLAREYALLGNYDSAMVYYQGVLDQMNKYLYSVRDTYLQQKWQQVWQEISVEAKHVKDIMKTLESFKLDSTPLKASQQELPAHEAEVWSLPVPAERRPSPGPRKRQSVPCSDCRGHNNRVSAAVRGPHRPSSRNPNDKGKAVRGREKKDQQNKGKEEKNKSASEVSEAEPKKFDSTGYDKDLVEALERDIISQNPNIRWDDIADLVEAKKLLKEAVVLPMWMPEFFKGIRRPWKGVLMVGPPGTGKTLLAKAVATECKTTFFNVSSSTLTSKYRGESEKLVRLLFEMARFYAPTTIFIDEIDSICSRRGTSEEHEASRRVKAELLVQMDGVGGATENDDPSKMVMVLAATNFPWDIDEALRRRLEKRIYIPLPSAKGREELLRINLQELELADDVDLANIAEKMEGYSGADITNVCRDASLMAMRRRIEGLTPEEIRNLSRDDMHMPTTMEDFEIALKKVSKSVSAADIEKYEKWIVEFGSC